In Daucus carota subsp. sativus chromosome 4, DH1 v3.0, whole genome shotgun sequence, one DNA window encodes the following:
- the LOC108216961 gene encoding uncharacterized protein LOC108216961: protein MEVYVDDMLVKYKEAKDHIMHLSEMFGILREYRMKLNPQKCVFGVESGKFLGFMVNHHGIEANPAKIEALINMKSPRAVKEVQSLTGRIAALNRFVSKSSDRCQEFFKAIKQVGKAFHWNPECEEAFQSIKRHLGSPPLLSKPKEGETLIIYLAVSDYAVNAVLVREEESTQLPVYYVSKRMVDEETRYTNMEKLAYALVLASRKLRPYFQAHKLSCGHLSPSDKFFICLKLRAVSSNGLLNLNEGDTLALIPVSTPNGAAFTRENEALWWTLHVDGASNKQGAGAGVVLKSPEGHLLKSAVHFSFGATNNMAEYEALIAGLRLAREMKVENLDIYSDSMIVVEQVKGGFQWNGIQTDAYIQLCRRLMGCFKEVHLERIPREFNANGDALEKLATQKGAVLLGVIPLETLKRPSVPEIEETGAAVIMAIGDDGDTLMTPILQFLKEGTLPEDKNEARCLKCRAACYVIYDNALYRRGFNSPLLECIDGEECNYIMREIHERICGNHSGGGSLAQKIVHQGYYWPTIRQDAQDFARNCNKFQRYANYSNLPAVRLTSLSSPWPFAMWGIDLIGELPKAKGVLNILWWRLIISPSGQKLSL from the exons ATGGAAGTCTATGTAGACGATATGCTCGTGAAATATAAGGAGGCCAAGGACCATATCATGCATCTCTCAGAAATGTTTGGGATCCTCAGAGAATACAGAATGAAGCTTAACCCTCAGAAATGTGTCTTCGGGGTGGAATCTGGtaagttcttgggcttcatgGTCAACCATCATGGGATTGAGGCTAATCCGGCTAAAATAGAGGCCCTAATAAATATGAAGTCCCCTCGGGCTGTCAAAGAAGTACAATCTCTCACGGGCAGGATAGCAGCCCTCAACCGATTCGTCTCCAAGTCATCTGACAGATGTCAGGAATTCTTCAAGGCCATCAAGCAGGTAGGAAAAGCTTTCCACTGGAACCCTGAGTGTGAGGAGGCCTTCCAAAGTATTAAGCGGCACCTCGGATCTCCGCCCCTTCTCTCAAAGCCTAAGGAAGGGGAGACCCTCATAATATATTTGGCTGTCTCTGATTACGCCGTGAATGCAGTGCTAGTAAGGGAGGAGGAATCTACCCAGCTCCCAGTTTACTATGTGAGCAAACGAATGGTGGACGAGGAAACGCGATACACCAATATGGAAAAACTGGCATATGCCCTTGTTCTGGCCTCTCGAAAGCTGAGACCCTACTTTCAGGCTCATAAATTGAGCTGCGGACATCTTTCCCCCTCAGACAAGTTCTTCATATGCCTGAAACTTCGGGCCGTCTCCTCAAATGGACTATTGAACTTA AATGAAGGAGACACTCTAGCCCTCATCCCTGTCTCCACTCCCAATGGGGCCGCTTTTACCCGAGAAAATGAAGCCCTCTGGTGGACTCTCCACGTAGATGGGGCCTCGAATAAACAGGGAGCGGGAGCTGGCGTAGTTCTCAAGAGCCCCGAGGGCCATCTGTTGAAGAGTGCCGTACACTTCTCCTTTGGGGCCACAAACAATATGGCTGAATACGAGGCTCTAATTGCCGGCCTAAGATTGGCAAGAGAAATGAAAGTCGAGAACCTAGACATCTACAGTGACTCTATGATTGTGGTTGAGCAGGTAAAAGGGGGGTTCCAATGGAATGGGATCCAAACCGATGCGTATATTCAGTTGTGCAGGCGTTTGATGGGGTGTTTTAAAGAGGTCCATCTTGAAAGGATCCCAAGGGAGTTTAATGCAAATGGAGACGCACTGGAAAAATTGGCAACACAAAAGGGAGCAGTCCTCCTGGGGGTCATTCCTCTAGAAACTCTGAAGCGCCCGAGTGTTCCCGAGATAGAGGAGACAGGGGCAGCTGTGATAATGGCAATTGGTGATGATGGGGATACCTTGATGACTCCTATTTTGCAATTTCTTAAGGAGGGCACCCTGCCTGAGGACAAAAATGAGGCCAGGTGCCTCAAATGCAGGGCTGCCTGTTATGTGATCTATGACAATGCCCTCTACAGGAGAGGCTTCAACTCCCCTCTCCTCGAGTGCATCGATGGGGAGGAATGCAACTACATCATGCGGGAAATACACGAGAGAATTTGTggcaatcactcggggggtggtTCCCTCGCCCAAAAGATTGTGCATCAGGGGTATTATTGGCCCACTATCAGGCAAGATGCTCAGGATTTTGCTCGCAACTGCAACAAGTTCCAGAGATATGCCAACTATAGCAACCTACCAGCAGTCAGACTCACGTCCCTCTCTAGCCCTTGGCCTTTTGCTATGTGGGGAATCGACCTGATCGGTGAACTTCCCAAAGCCAAGGGGGTGTTAAATATTCTGTGGTGGCGGTTGATTATTTCACCAAGTGGGCAGAAGTTGAGCCTCTAG